Proteins encoded within one genomic window of uncultured Desulfobacter sp.:
- a CDS encoding MATE family efflux transporter — protein MHVTDPSEVIVPKTFLRLLFSLALPISLQIFLTSSMAVIDMLMIGRLHDAAVAAVGIANQFVFIFFVIQFGVHSGVAIFTAQYWGKKDLSRIHQLSGLGILVGFVIGFVFAGAALCFPGTVIALFSSDADVVRLGAEYLGIVGVTFIPFCITFSFMTNMRSMGFAGVPLLSSFVAVVVNIVLNYCLIFGNFGFPAMGVKGAAIGTCTAKLLETGLLTAIIYLKPYPLAAPIKKMFSFDFAFVKRVTATCWPVFLNEFFWVTGVSIYKLVYARMGTEAIAAANIVATLEEFLFVPFFGIFHAGSILIGNSIGAKRYERAFAYGKFMLLTQLPMALGAGLVLILCRHFILGLYNISTAAYDNAYYLMLTTGLIFWTKTTNFTTIVSVFRGGGDTKFGFLIDLSGVWCIGVPMAFFGAFVFHWPVYGVMALIALEEMFKLIVGLPRFFSKKWIRNLVADPQISPENNP, from the coding sequence ATGCACGTCACAGACCCGTCTGAGGTAATTGTTCCCAAGACTTTTTTGCGCCTGCTTTTCAGCCTGGCGCTACCCATTTCCCTGCAAATTTTTTTGACCAGCTCCATGGCCGTCATAGACATGCTCATGATCGGTCGGCTTCATGATGCGGCCGTGGCCGCCGTAGGCATTGCCAATCAGTTTGTCTTTATTTTTTTTGTTATCCAGTTCGGTGTGCACTCCGGCGTTGCCATATTCACGGCCCAGTATTGGGGTAAAAAGGATCTTTCACGGATTCACCAGTTGTCGGGCCTTGGGATTCTGGTCGGATTTGTCATCGGTTTCGTGTTTGCCGGAGCTGCGCTGTGTTTTCCGGGGACTGTAATTGCACTATTTTCTAGTGATGCCGACGTCGTCCGCCTTGGGGCAGAATACCTTGGTATTGTGGGTGTTACCTTTATTCCTTTTTGCATCACCTTCTCTTTTATGACCAATATGCGCAGTATGGGATTTGCCGGTGTCCCTTTGCTCTCTTCCTTTGTGGCCGTGGTTGTCAATATTGTACTCAATTATTGCCTGATTTTTGGGAACTTCGGCTTTCCCGCCATGGGAGTCAAAGGTGCGGCCATCGGCACCTGCACAGCAAAATTGCTTGAAACCGGCCTGTTGACGGCGATCATCTACCTGAAGCCTTACCCGCTTGCTGCGCCAATAAAAAAAATGTTTTCCTTTGATTTTGCTTTTGTCAAACGAGTGACCGCTACGTGCTGGCCTGTGTTCCTCAATGAATTTTTCTGGGTCACGGGCGTGAGCATATACAAACTGGTTTACGCCCGCATGGGCACTGAAGCGATTGCTGCGGCCAATATCGTGGCTACCCTTGAAGAATTTTTATTTGTGCCGTTTTTCGGCATTTTTCATGCAGGTTCTATTCTTATAGGTAACAGCATTGGGGCAAAAAGATACGAACGGGCATTCGCCTACGGCAAATTCATGCTTTTGACCCAACTGCCCATGGCCCTTGGTGCGGGGCTTGTACTAATTTTGTGCCGGCATTTTATCCTGGGATTGTACAATATTTCAACAGCCGCCTATGATAACGCTTACTACCTGATGCTGACAACCGGTCTTATCTTCTGGACAAAGACCACCAATTTCACAACGATAGTTTCGGTGTTCCGGGGTGGGGGCGACACAAAATTCGGATTTCTCATAGATTTGAGTGGGGTGTGGTGTATTGGCGTGCCTATGGCTTTTTTCGGTGCGTTTGTTTTTCACTGGCCCGTATATGGTGTCATGGCCTTGATTGCCCTGGAGGAAATGTTTAAGCTTATTGTCGGACTGCCCCGTTTTTTTTCAAAGAAATGGATACGGAATCTTGTGGCAGATCCGCAAATATCACCTGAAAACAATCCTTGA
- a CDS encoding iron-containing alcohol dehydrogenase: MKTFKHLTNPVLYSGPHEINRLSGLLDFSTPVFFITGRHFADTTAWQTLESQLRVAGCKFKRQTVHGEPGPDIVDDLTEQADTFNAGCVVGIGGGSVLDAGKAVAAMLCQEGSVQDYLEGVGTKEPEGKTVRFIAVPTTAGTGSEATKNAVLSRSGPDGFKKSFRHDAFIPSTAIIDPELAMGCPPETTLACALDAFSQLLESCVSTNATPLTQALSRQGLRLFVRGSQLFSDNLYQSRVELSLRWDLAMAAYLSGVTLANAGLGAVHGVAGPLGAFTCVPHGVACGSLLPRVFTILTEEMRVEALDEVGAWLSRGIDAIPQPDDFQVALDYMNAWAAQLPKLSEYGLTEQDLDSVVNASANKNFPIQLSAQQMRDILSACI, encoded by the coding sequence ATGAAAACATTTAAGCATCTCACCAATCCCGTTCTCTATTCTGGTCCCCATGAGATCAACAGACTTTCCGGGCTGCTTGATTTCTCCACACCGGTCTTTTTTATTACAGGACGTCATTTTGCAGATACTACTGCCTGGCAAACACTTGAATCTCAATTGAGGGTGGCCGGATGCAAGTTCAAAAGACAGACCGTTCACGGGGAGCCCGGTCCGGATATCGTTGATGATCTGACCGAACAGGCGGACACGTTTAACGCAGGTTGCGTGGTGGGAATCGGCGGCGGATCTGTTCTGGATGCAGGCAAGGCGGTTGCGGCTATGCTCTGCCAGGAAGGTTCAGTCCAGGATTATCTGGAGGGTGTGGGGACGAAAGAACCCGAAGGGAAAACCGTCCGGTTCATTGCTGTACCGACAACAGCCGGTACCGGTAGTGAAGCCACTAAAAATGCCGTGCTCAGCCGCTCCGGGCCGGACGGCTTTAAAAAATCTTTCCGTCACGATGCCTTTATTCCCTCAACCGCCATTATTGACCCGGAACTGGCAATGGGATGCCCGCCTGAAACCACCCTTGCCTGTGCCCTGGATGCGTTCAGCCAGCTTTTGGAATCTTGTGTTTCCACAAACGCTACACCGCTCACCCAGGCGTTGAGCAGACAAGGCCTTCGCCTGTTTGTCCGGGGATCGCAGCTCTTTTCGGATAATCTGTACCAAAGTCGCGTGGAATTATCTTTGCGATGGGATCTGGCCATGGCCGCATACCTGTCCGGGGTTACCCTTGCCAATGCAGGTCTTGGCGCAGTACACGGTGTTGCGGGCCCCCTTGGCGCATTTACCTGTGTACCCCATGGTGTGGCATGCGGCAGCCTTCTGCCCCGGGTTTTCACGATACTGACCGAAGAGATGCGGGTGGAGGCCCTGGATGAAGTGGGGGCCTGGCTTTCCAGGGGGATTGACGCAATTCCCCAGCCCGATGATTTTCAGGTTGCCTTGGACTACATGAATGCCTGGGCTGCCCAATTACCCAAGCTAAGTGAGTACGGGCTGACGGAACAAGATCTTGATAGCGTGGTTAATGCATCGGCCAATAAAAATTTCCCCATTCAATTATCAGCACAACAGATGCGGGATATTCTATCGGCATGTATATAG
- a CDS encoding DUF6198 family protein, which translates to MGLFIMAAGFVLSVKADLGVSPISCVPCIYSLTFPLTLGQTTIIFNVLLIFLQMLLLRKRYRIFQLVQFPVVFLFGFFINLIMKYATWVTPVNYFEQAVLCLLSCVILAIGVFFEVKAALTYLPPSL; encoded by the coding sequence ATCGGCTTATTCATCATGGCCGCTGGTTTTGTTTTATCGGTCAAAGCAGATCTTGGCGTCTCGCCTATTTCCTGTGTTCCCTGTATCTACAGCTTAACGTTTCCCCTGACCCTGGGTCAGACCACCATTATTTTCAATGTGCTGCTCATTTTTCTTCAGATGCTGTTGCTTCGCAAACGATACAGGATTTTCCAGCTGGTTCAATTCCCTGTGGTTTTTCTTTTTGGTTTTTTCATTAATCTGATCATGAAATATGCCACCTGGGTGACGCCTGTCAACTATTTTGAACAGGCAGTTCTATGTCTGTTAAGCTGTGTGATCCTTGCTATTGGCGTATTTTTTGAAGTTAAGGCCGCACTCACCTATCTGCCGCCTTCACTGTGA